One Acidimicrobiales bacterium genomic window carries:
- a CDS encoding thioesterase family protein, whose translation MDAVKWLGLEATDDPMRWRLPVTPGISTMGHFLFGGCGLGATIGAMEGATGRPIVWATAQYLSYARPGSVMDIEVTVPQSGRQTTQARAVGRVGDTEILTVNAALGSRPLDLAGQWAQRPEVPDPDDCPHRTYRAEHANTLMTRLDQRLALGREMDELDGTPTEDGRSALWVRMPELLEMSGAALAILGDYVPFGIGQALGQRAGGNSLDNTLRVARLVPTEWVLLDIRVHAVDNGYGHGLVHLWAEDHTLLATASQSTIVRFWEEPK comes from the coding sequence ATGGATGCCGTGAAGTGGTTGGGGCTCGAGGCGACGGACGACCCGATGCGGTGGCGTCTGCCGGTGACCCCGGGCATCTCGACCATGGGTCACTTCCTCTTCGGCGGTTGTGGACTCGGGGCCACCATCGGCGCGATGGAGGGCGCCACCGGCCGTCCCATCGTGTGGGCGACCGCGCAATACCTCTCCTACGCCCGACCGGGATCGGTCATGGACATCGAGGTCACCGTGCCCCAGTCGGGCCGCCAGACCACCCAGGCCCGAGCCGTGGGCCGGGTGGGGGACACCGAGATCCTGACCGTGAACGCAGCCCTGGGGTCGCGCCCGCTCGACCTCGCCGGCCAGTGGGCGCAGCGTCCCGAGGTGCCCGACCCCGACGACTGCCCTCACCGCACCTACCGCGCCGAGCACGCCAACACCCTCATGACCCGTCTGGACCAGCGCCTCGCCCTCGGTCGCGAGATGGACGAGCTCGACGGCACCCCCACCGAGGACGGTCGCAGCGCCTTGTGGGTGCGCATGCCCGAGCTGCTCGAGATGTCGGGGGCCGCGCTCGCCATCCTCGGCGACTACGTGCCCTTCGGCATCGGCCAGGCTCTCGGTCAACGGGCGGGGGGCAACAGCCTCGACAACACGCTGCGGGTCGCCCGACTGGTCCCCACCGAGTGGGTGCTGCTCGACATCCGGGTGCACGCCGTGGACAACGGCTACGGGCACGGCCTCGTCCATCTCTGGGCCGAGGACCACACGCTGCTCGCCACGGCCAGCCAGTCCACCATCGTTCGCTTCTGGGAGGAGCCGAAATGA
- a CDS encoding amidase, whose amino-acid sequence MPDAPWTGDACSLVDAFRAGERSPLEELDATLAAIEASELNAFSHLDPEAARAGAAAADPSLPFGGVPLAIKELEPVAGWPATHASLVFQDQIGDHDGLQVTRLKEAGVVPVGMTTASEFGGLNISTTKLNGVTGNAWDPSRTAGGSSSGSAAAVAGGLLTLATGGDGGGSIRIPAGFNGLPGLKGTAGRIPRGPRTEIAPLTVVLGCLSRSVRDIARYYDVTAGFDHRDPYSLAKQDGWEANLGTRELRGKKAVVAPDLGSAIVRPEVEALVRAAGEQLALDAGLVLVDVPVRLPGLGLEWAMTNLVQLKSLLGDRYPDCKDDLTLEIAFGLEIAHQMFDLSLAARAEQARTAANEAMAAVFDEVDFIICATNPDVAFPAEVSVNTRVGDQQVGVENNGALTIPANIVGNPAVSIPVGTVDGLPVGMQVIGRHLQDALLLDLALTVERERPWAVPAPGAPR is encoded by the coding sequence ATGCCCGACGCCCCCTGGACCGGTGATGCCTGTTCGCTCGTCGACGCCTTCCGCGCCGGTGAGCGGTCCCCCCTCGAGGAACTGGACGCCACGCTGGCCGCCATCGAGGCCAGCGAGCTGAACGCCTTCTCGCACCTCGACCCGGAGGCGGCCCGTGCCGGCGCCGCGGCCGCCGACCCGTCGCTCCCGTTCGGCGGTGTGCCCCTCGCCATCAAGGAGCTCGAGCCCGTGGCGGGCTGGCCCGCCACCCACGCCTCGCTGGTGTTCCAGGACCAGATCGGCGACCACGACGGCCTCCAGGTCACGCGCCTGAAGGAGGCCGGCGTCGTCCCGGTGGGCATGACCACCGCCAGCGAGTTCGGCGGGCTCAACATCAGCACCACCAAGCTGAACGGCGTCACCGGCAACGCGTGGGACCCGTCGCGCACGGCGGGCGGCTCCTCGTCCGGCTCGGCGGCCGCGGTGGCCGGTGGACTGCTCACCCTCGCCACCGGCGGGGACGGCGGCGGGTCCATCCGCATCCCGGCCGGCTTCAACGGCCTGCCCGGCCTGAAGGGCACGGCCGGACGCATCCCCCGTGGCCCTCGGACCGAGATCGCCCCGCTCACCGTCGTCCTGGGCTGCCTCTCGCGGTCCGTGCGCGACATCGCCCGCTACTACGACGTGACCGCCGGCTTCGATCACCGCGACCCCTACAGCCTTGCGAAGCAGGACGGGTGGGAGGCGAACCTGGGCACCCGCGAGCTGCGGGGCAAGAAGGCGGTGGTGGCCCCGGACCTCGGGAGCGCCATCGTCCGCCCCGAGGTCGAGGCCTTGGTGCGGGCCGCGGGCGAACAGCTCGCGCTCGACGCCGGCCTCGTCCTCGTCGACGTGCCGGTGCGCCTGCCCGGCCTCGGCCTCGAGTGGGCCATGACCAACCTGGTGCAGCTCAAGTCACTGCTGGGGGACCGCTACCCGGACTGCAAGGACGACCTCACCCTCGAGATCGCCTTCGGCCTCGAGATCGCCCACCAGATGTTCGACCTGAGTCTGGCGGCGCGGGCCGAGCAGGCCAGGACCGCGGCCAACGAGGCGATGGCCGCGGTCTTCGACGAGGTCGACTTCATCATCTGCGCCACCAATCCGGACGTGGCCTTCCCCGCCGAGGTCAGCGTGAACACGCGGGTGGGCGACCAACAGGTCGGCGTCGAGAACAACGGCGCTCTCACCATCCCCGCCAACATCGTGGGCAACCCGGCGGTCTCCATCCCGGTGGGCACGGTCGACGGGCTCCCGGTGGGCATGCAGGTGATCGGCCGCCACCTCCAGGACGCCTTGCTCCTCGACCTCGCCCTCACCGTCGAGCGGGAGCGGCCGTGGGCGGTGCCGGCCCCCGGAGCGCCCCGCTAG